The sequence below is a genomic window from Cryobacterium arcticum.
GATCCGGTCATCAGGTCGCCGGTCCATACGGTGGTTGCTTCGCTGGTCAGGGCCATGGTGTTACCTCCTGGAAGTGGATCACCAGCCTACTCACGGCGCCTGGACCGTTCCCAGGGAATCGGGCGGGAAATCTCCAGAGAACGCCCAGGTTGCCCACAACCGGGAACGTCGACGGCTCATCCGCCTCAGGAGGTGGTCGCCGGGCCCCGCCCAAGGAGACGGGCGCGCACCAGCAGGAGGTAGAGCTGGCAGCCCAGGCAGTAGTCGAACACGGCGTTGAGGAACGCGGCGACGAACGCGGCAGCCGCGGCGATCGGAACGCCCACGGGAACCCCGGCCAGGCCCAGAACGACGCCGACGACGGCGACCAGCAGGCCCACCCCCTGCGCGAACGTGGGCGGTGCCGGGTCTTCGAGGGCGGCCGGCGGGCCGAGCCGCGGGCGCAGCAGCGCCTTGTAAATCAGCCCGTAGGGGTGCCGGGCCACGCCGGCGAAGGCACCCCAGGCGAAGACGGCCGTCTGCAGGCCGAGCAGGGCAAGGGCGGGGCCGGATGCGCCGACCAGCGCCAGGAAGATCACCACAAGCAGTACGACGGCCGTGATTCCCGCGCCGAACCGGGGGCCGCGCGGGTCGATGCCCGGTCGCGCACCGGGCCGCGGGGAGGTGGGGGTATCGGACGGGGGCATCTGGGACTCCATGGCGTTGAGGGTTGGGCGGCAGTACTGACAGTGTTGGCGGTGTTGGCGGTGTTGGCGGTGTTGGCGGTGTTGGCGGTGCTGGCGGTGCTGCAGTGCTGACGGTGTGGGGGAGTGGGCCCGGCCCCGGTGCGCGCCCTCAGCCGGTGCGGACGAGGTCGTCGAGCCGGGCGTGCAGCGCGGCCCGATCGGGCACCCCGCCCACTCGGGCACGCACGGCGCCGGCCGCATCCAGCACGAGGGTGGTGGGCGTCTGCAGGATGTTGAACCGCCGGGCCAGGTCGGCCCGGTGGGTCAGGTCCACGTCGACGTGCGTCACACCGGGGCGGTCGGCCGCCACCTGGGCGAGCAGCACCCTCGTGCCCGGGCAGCGGGAGCAGAACTCGGTGGAGAACTGCAGCAGCGTTGCGTCCCGGCCGAACTCCGCCGGGGCATCCGCCGGGGTGAGGGCCAGCTCGGCGGCCGTGACGGTGACGTCGCCGGAACGCCCGGCGCCGGTGCCGCCCACCGACACGGTGCCCTGCCGATGCCGCCAGAGCAGGCCCAACCCGGTCGACAGCGCGACCAGTAGCAGCAACACGAGGAGAGCGGCGGCCGGGGTCATGCAGGCGAGATTACGCCGCGCCCCGCGCCCGGTCGCTCGTGTGACGGCAGATTACGGCGGCGCTCCGCAGGTCTTCCGAGGCGCCTGACGGCGTCGGCCGGCGCCATCGGCCAGCCCTTTAACGCGCGCGAGAGGGCCCACGGCGGCGCGAGAGGGCGCGCTAGACGATAACCTGTAAAACG
It includes:
- a CDS encoding DUF4395 domain-containing protein, which codes for MPPSDTPTSPRPGARPGIDPRGPRFGAGITAVVLLVVIFLALVGASGPALALLGLQTAVFAWGAFAGVARHPYGLIYKALLRPRLGPPAALEDPAPPTFAQGVGLLVAVVGVVLGLAGVPVGVPIAAAAAFVAAFLNAVFDYCLGCQLYLLLVRARLLGRGPATTS
- a CDS encoding TlpA family protein disulfide reductase, which encodes MTPAAALLVLLLLVALSTGLGLLWRHRQGTVSVGGTGAGRSGDVTVTAAELALTPADAPAEFGRDATLLQFSTEFCSRCPGTRVLLAQVAADRPGVTHVDVDLTHRADLARRFNILQTPTTLVLDAAGAVRARVGGVPDRAALHARLDDLVRTG